The following proteins are encoded in a genomic region of Sorangiineae bacterium MSr12523:
- a CDS encoding tryptophanase, protein MNDMTPINMLAHIPYEAEPYRIKAVEPIKRLTFEQRKGAIEQAGFNPVLLKSEDVYLDFFTDSGTGAMSDRQWAALMMGDEAYAGSRNFYRLESAVRKHYGYRHVVPTHQGRGAENIISKMLIEPGDFVPGNMYFPSTRLHQELAGGTFVDIIVDQAHDAQAPGRFKGNVDLAKLSALIERVGATRIPYVSLGATVNMAGGQPISMANMRSVRALAQQHGIRVVLDACRSVENAYFIQQREEGYANKSVAEILLEMCSHTDACTMSGKKDALVNIGGWLAVNEASLYEQASNLVLVYEGLHTYGGMAGRDMEAMAVGIEESVQQEHIQARVKQVEYFGQRLHACGVPVILPVGGHAVYLDAKRFLDHLLLEEFPAQRLAVELYLAAGIRSVERGTLSAGRNVTTGEPNRAELELVRLAIPRRVYTQSHFDFAVEAIASVHRRRKQLRGLRLVHEPKFLRFFQARFELL, encoded by the coding sequence ATGAACGATATGACGCCGATCAACATGCTTGCGCATATTCCTTACGAGGCGGAGCCCTACCGCATCAAGGCTGTGGAGCCCATCAAGCGCCTGACCTTCGAGCAGCGAAAAGGTGCCATCGAGCAGGCTGGATTCAATCCGGTGTTGCTCAAATCCGAAGACGTCTATCTCGATTTCTTCACGGACAGCGGCACGGGCGCCATGAGCGATCGCCAATGGGCTGCGCTCATGATGGGCGACGAAGCCTATGCCGGAAGCCGTAATTTCTATCGGCTGGAGAGCGCGGTTCGGAAGCACTATGGCTACCGCCATGTGGTTCCCACGCACCAGGGACGCGGCGCGGAGAACATCATCTCGAAAATGCTCATCGAACCAGGCGACTTCGTGCCCGGCAACATGTATTTCCCCAGTACACGGTTGCATCAGGAGCTTGCGGGAGGCACCTTCGTCGACATCATCGTGGACCAGGCGCACGACGCGCAGGCGCCGGGCCGCTTCAAAGGCAATGTCGATCTGGCGAAGCTGTCGGCGCTGATCGAGCGGGTAGGGGCGACGCGCATTCCGTACGTCAGTCTGGGGGCGACCGTGAACATGGCGGGAGGCCAGCCGATTTCGATGGCCAATATGAGGTCGGTGCGGGCATTGGCGCAGCAGCACGGGATCCGGGTCGTGCTCGATGCGTGCCGCTCGGTGGAAAATGCCTATTTCATCCAGCAGCGCGAAGAAGGATATGCCAACAAGAGCGTCGCCGAGATTTTGCTCGAAATGTGTTCGCACACCGACGCGTGCACCATGAGCGGGAAGAAAGACGCGTTGGTCAACATCGGCGGATGGCTCGCGGTCAACGAGGCATCGCTCTACGAGCAAGCGAGCAATTTGGTGCTCGTCTACGAAGGGCTCCACACCTACGGAGGCATGGCCGGCCGCGATATGGAGGCCATGGCCGTGGGCATCGAGGAGTCGGTGCAGCAAGAGCACATTCAGGCCCGCGTGAAGCAGGTGGAGTACTTCGGGCAACGGCTTCACGCGTGCGGCGTTCCGGTCATCTTGCCGGTGGGTGGCCACGCCGTGTACCTCGATGCGAAGCGTTTCCTCGACCATCTGCTCTTGGAGGAATTCCCGGCGCAGCGCCTGGCCGTGGAGCTTTATCTCGCGGCGGGCATTCGCTCGGTGGAGCGGGGCACCCTTTCGGCCGGACGCAATGTGACGACGGGCGAACCGAACCGCGCCGAGCTGGAGTTGGTGCGACTGGCCATTCCGCGGCGGGTCTATACGCAATCCCACTTCGACTTCGCCGTGGAGGCGATCGCGAGTGTTCACCGCCGCCGAAAGCAACTGCGCGGCCTGCGCTTGGTGCACGAGCCCAAGTTCCTCCGCTTCTTTCAGGCTCGCTTCGAGCTGCTGTAG
- a CDS encoding cysteine hydrolase, whose product MRTNRGIALLLIDVINGFDFEGSEGLVAAAIPAARRIEALARRARRLGVPVVYVNDNFGQWRSNFEATVQECTKRTKPGHAVAERLRPRRGDYFVLKPRHSGFFSTPLQLLLEHLHIDTLVLTGFATNLCVLFTANDAHMLGYHVRVPSDCTASNTPGITRAALTHVREALHADVRASDERDPLAAGHRRKKPTGHAL is encoded by the coding sequence ATGCGAACGAATCGGGGTATCGCGCTGCTTCTCATCGATGTCATCAATGGATTCGACTTCGAAGGCTCGGAGGGCCTCGTTGCCGCCGCCATACCTGCGGCGCGCCGTATCGAGGCGTTGGCCAGGAGGGCACGTCGCCTCGGTGTGCCCGTCGTGTACGTGAATGACAACTTTGGTCAGTGGCGCTCGAACTTCGAGGCCACCGTGCAGGAATGCACCAAGCGCACGAAGCCGGGGCATGCCGTGGCCGAGCGCCTGCGGCCCCGCCGAGGCGATTATTTCGTGCTGAAGCCCAGGCATTCGGGCTTCTTTTCCACGCCGCTGCAATTGTTGCTCGAGCACCTTCACATCGACACCCTGGTTCTCACCGGGTTCGCCACGAACCTTTGCGTGCTCTTCACCGCGAATGACGCGCACATGCTCGGTTATCACGTGCGCGTTCCGTCCGATTGCACCGCCTCCAACACCCCCGGCATCACGCGCGCGGCATTGACGCACGTCCGCGAAGCCCTGCACGCCGACGTTCGAGCCAGCGACGAACGCGACCCCTTGGCGGCCGGGCACCGACGAAAAAAGCCAACGGGGCATGCGCTCTGA
- a CDS encoding VOC family protein produces the protein MDAPTSNPALLSPFHLAFPVHDLSLARAFYGELLGCPEGRSSEGWVDFNFYGHQIVAHLAPEETGVAQRNAVDGDAVPVRHFGIVLPMAEWEALAGRLTAKGVRFLIEPHTRFRGERGEQATMFFLDPSGNALEIKAFADITSLFAK, from the coding sequence ATGGACGCCCCGACATCGAACCCCGCTCTGCTATCCCCCTTCCATCTCGCGTTTCCGGTGCACGATCTGTCGCTGGCGCGCGCATTTTACGGCGAACTTCTCGGCTGCCCGGAAGGGCGCAGCTCCGAGGGTTGGGTCGATTTCAACTTTTATGGCCACCAAATCGTGGCCCACCTCGCGCCCGAGGAAACCGGCGTCGCGCAACGCAACGCCGTCGACGGCGATGCCGTGCCCGTGCGCCATTTCGGCATCGTCCTGCCGATGGCCGAATGGGAAGCGCTCGCCGGCCGCCTCACGGCCAAAGGCGTTCGCTTCCTCATCGAACCTCATACCCGCTTCAGGGGAGAACGCGGCGAACAGGCCACCATGTTTTTTCTCGATCCATCGGGCAATGCGCTGGAGATCAAAGCGTTTGCCGATATCACGTCGCTTTTTGCGAAATGA
- a CDS encoding hemerythrin domain-containing protein — protein sequence MKATDLLEQQHRKVEDVFDKLKNSKSNASALLEELANDLSAHMAIEQNIFYPAVREVDSDTVEESLEEHSMAEIALKRLLRTPVTDPSFEAKLTTLEELIEHHVEEEEEELFPEVEEKLGADKLDTLGRQMEKAFEQAKAEGFNALVPQGLSQTSADESRKIASQMKAPTPNGAVAQRR from the coding sequence ATGAAAGCCACTGACCTTTTGGAGCAACAACACCGCAAAGTCGAAGATGTCTTCGACAAACTCAAGAACAGCAAGTCGAACGCATCAGCGTTATTGGAGGAACTCGCCAACGATCTATCGGCGCACATGGCCATCGAGCAGAACATTTTTTACCCCGCTGTCCGCGAGGTGGACTCCGATACCGTCGAAGAAAGCCTCGAAGAGCACTCCATGGCCGAAATTGCTCTCAAGCGCCTCTTGCGTACACCTGTGACAGACCCGTCGTTCGAGGCAAAATTGACCACGTTGGAGGAACTCATCGAGCACCACGTCGAGGAGGAAGAGGAAGAGCTCTTCCCGGAGGTCGAAGAGAAGCTCGGTGCGGACAAATTGGACACGCTCGGCCGGCAAATGGAAAAGGCCTTCGAGCAGGCGAAGGCAGAGGGCTTCAATGCGCTCGTGCCGCAAGGCCTTTCGCAGACGTCCGCCGACGAATCGCGAAAGATTGCGAGCCAGATGAAGGCGCCAACGCCAAACGGCGCGGTCGCGCAACGTCGTTGA
- a CDS encoding GFA family protein: protein MEHTIQCLCGAVKMKLIGEPMQCVYCHCDDCQLVHGGAYLPAAMYLTSQAQIVDGDPVRWRLKTTERATCRQCGTRMFAEPAGLGVRSITASLLPEGVFRPAFHMQCQHAVLPIQDELPHFKQYPAIFGGSDERMPW, encoded by the coding sequence ATGGAACATACGATTCAGTGCCTTTGCGGCGCCGTAAAAATGAAGCTCATTGGGGAGCCGATGCAATGTGTGTATTGCCATTGCGACGACTGCCAACTGGTTCATGGTGGCGCATACCTTCCGGCCGCGATGTACCTGACATCGCAGGCACAGATCGTCGACGGCGATCCCGTGCGATGGCGGCTCAAGACGACGGAGCGCGCGACCTGTCGCCAATGCGGGACGCGAATGTTCGCCGAGCCCGCGGGTTTGGGCGTCCGTAGCATTACCGCTTCGCTTTTGCCCGAGGGGGTATTCCGTCCCGCCTTCCACATGCAGTGCCAGCACGCGGTGCTCCCCATCCAGGACGAGTTACCGCATTTCAAGCAGTACCCCGCCATCTTTGGCGGCTCCGACGAGCGGATGCCCTGGTAG
- a CDS encoding MmgE/PrpD family protein, producing MHDIERMAAFVERARWEMLSDEARRALKIRLLDSIGCAIGALQGKPARAVREQVDAFGGTGGVTLIGGGKTAPDRAAFYNGTLIRYLDYMDFYTARKQTCHPSDNIAAVLAAAEDRGRSGRDLLAAIAVAYQIQARLLEEAPVQSKGFDHTVQQAYSVAAGVSKALGLSCAQTAHAMALSGVAQQGMIAVREGHLSQWKGMASAHHGAAALSCTYLASRGVTGPLGIIEGRLGLKEALAGRFHIDWEKEDLERVLRSSVKRYNAEAHTQSIVEAVLDLRREHRVLGENPASIDRVEIDVFEQAYNIVAPGGKEAGDKEDVHSKEQADHSVPYIVAVALLDGQVGPAQYEPERIGRADVQELLQRVHVDDARRLTRRYPAELPCRVRVRLADGTKLALEKADYLGYFTRPLSWNEVVSKFEDLAEQNAGLELAERIVEMVDTLEAHDVQALTALLASTRRSASRSERSGVRRAS from the coding sequence ATGCACGACATCGAACGAATGGCTGCGTTCGTCGAACGCGCGCGCTGGGAAATGCTCTCGGACGAGGCCCGCAGGGCTCTGAAGATCCGTTTGCTCGATAGTATCGGCTGTGCCATTGGCGCATTGCAGGGCAAGCCTGCGCGGGCCGTGCGCGAGCAGGTGGACGCCTTTGGTGGCACCGGCGGGGTGACGCTCATCGGCGGTGGAAAGACGGCGCCCGATCGCGCGGCCTTCTACAATGGGACCTTGATTCGGTACCTCGATTATATGGACTTTTACACGGCGCGGAAGCAGACGTGCCACCCCAGCGACAACATCGCTGCGGTGCTCGCCGCCGCCGAAGACCGCGGACGCAGCGGTCGCGATTTGCTCGCGGCCATCGCCGTTGCTTACCAGATTCAAGCGCGGTTGCTCGAAGAGGCGCCGGTGCAATCGAAGGGCTTCGATCACACGGTGCAGCAGGCCTATTCGGTCGCGGCCGGCGTTTCCAAAGCACTCGGGCTTTCCTGCGCGCAAACGGCGCATGCCATGGCCCTGAGCGGGGTCGCACAACAGGGCATGATTGCCGTCCGCGAAGGGCACCTCTCGCAATGGAAGGGCATGGCCTCGGCGCATCATGGCGCGGCTGCTTTGAGCTGCACCTATTTGGCATCGCGCGGTGTGACAGGACCGCTCGGCATCATCGAAGGCCGGCTCGGGTTGAAAGAGGCCCTCGCGGGCAGGTTCCACATCGATTGGGAAAAAGAGGACTTGGAGCGCGTTCTGCGCTCGTCGGTCAAGCGTTACAACGCCGAGGCGCACACGCAATCCATCGTCGAGGCCGTGCTCGATCTGCGCCGCGAGCATCGCGTGCTCGGGGAAAATCCCGCGTCCATCGACCGGGTCGAAATCGATGTGTTCGAACAGGCGTACAACATCGTCGCCCCGGGTGGAAAAGAGGCGGGGGACAAGGAAGATGTGCACTCCAAAGAGCAGGCGGATCACAGCGTCCCTTACATCGTGGCCGTGGCATTGCTCGATGGGCAGGTGGGGCCTGCCCAATACGAGCCCGAGCGCATCGGGCGCGCCGACGTGCAGGAGCTTCTCCAACGCGTCCACGTCGACGATGCGCGCCGTCTTACGAGGCGCTACCCCGCGGAGCTTCCGTGCCGCGTGCGAGTCCGACTCGCCGACGGCACCAAGCTCGCACTCGAGAAAGCCGATTACCTCGGTTACTTCACGCGGCCGCTCTCGTGGAACGAGGTCGTGTCCAAGTTCGAGGATCTCGCCGAGCAAAATGCCGGTCTCGAGCTTGCCGAGCGCATCGTCGAGATGGTCGACACGCTCGAAGCGCACGATGTGCAAGCGCTGACAGCGCTGCTTGCATCCACACGCCGCAGCGCGTCTCGGTCCGAGCGGAGCGGCGTTCGCCGCGCTTCGTAG
- a CDS encoding phosphodiester glycosidase family protein, with protein MTRSAALLALAAFLIACPACTCGGTHPAEVEPPRAGERQPAAEAAHDAAHGWQADAAVVRAGLEAYPLRHFSYALADVNVTIEDAGMRPSLASMLERPRALLAVNGGFFDPRGNALGLAVSQGNSLAPFSPKLSGGVLAIEGGRGWLAETESFVAPSKLDFAIQCRPRLVVGGKVNIRADDGKRAERTAICLREHGTILDFFIVRSDSAEHMLGPSLFALAQHLAEFGCEDALNLDGGPSTGAAFWQDGKVQHLAPRGPIRHAILVRAREE; from the coding sequence GTGACGAGATCGGCCGCGCTCCTTGCTCTCGCAGCGTTCTTGATCGCGTGCCCGGCCTGCACTTGCGGGGGCACGCACCCGGCGGAGGTCGAGCCGCCGCGCGCTGGCGAGCGCCAGCCGGCTGCGGAAGCCGCACACGATGCGGCGCATGGATGGCAGGCCGACGCCGCCGTCGTGCGCGCGGGCCTCGAGGCCTATCCGCTGCGTCATTTTTCGTATGCGCTCGCAGACGTGAACGTGACCATCGAGGACGCAGGAATGCGCCCCTCCCTCGCCTCGATGCTCGAACGGCCACGCGCCTTGCTGGCCGTCAACGGTGGCTTCTTCGACCCGCGTGGCAATGCGTTGGGGCTCGCCGTCTCGCAGGGGAATTCGCTCGCACCGTTCTCGCCAAAGCTCTCCGGCGGTGTGCTCGCCATCGAAGGCGGGCGGGGGTGGCTTGCCGAAACGGAGTCCTTCGTCGCGCCGTCCAAGCTCGATTTTGCCATTCAATGCCGTCCACGGCTCGTCGTGGGCGGCAAAGTCAATATCCGAGCGGACGACGGCAAGCGCGCCGAGCGAACGGCGATTTGTTTGCGCGAGCACGGTACCATCCTCGACTTCTTCATCGTGCGCAGCGATTCGGCGGAGCACATGCTGGGGCCTTCGCTTTTTGCACTCGCGCAACACCTGGCGGAATTCGGTTGCGAGGATGCTCTCAACCTCGATGGCGGTCCGTCGACCGGCGCAGCTTTCTGGCAAGACGGCAAGGTGCAGCATCTCGCGCCGCGCGGCCCGATTCGTCATGCGATTTTGGTGCGTGCCCGAGAAGAATGA
- a CDS encoding DUF6496 domain-containing protein, producing MAAKRKYSKKAGNKVAKAMHERKAGTLRSGRSGKKVTSKKQAVAIGLSQARRAGAKVPKSSKKKSKKKSS from the coding sequence ATGGCTGCAAAACGCAAATACAGCAAAAAAGCCGGCAACAAGGTTGCCAAGGCCATGCATGAACGCAAGGCGGGAACGTTGCGTTCGGGCCGCTCGGGGAAAAAAGTCACGAGCAAGAAGCAAGCGGTCGCCATCGGCCTATCGCAGGCGCGCCGCGCCGGGGCCAAGGTACCCAAGAGCTCCAAGAAGAAGAGCAAAAAGAAGTCATCCTAA
- a CDS encoding beta-eliminating lyase-related protein codes for MLPRLSRRDWVLTMGAGFGSALSSGLACAAPPAPPAKAPRLGSEQEQLLANCRGALATAARIIDGAELVRIGEWCQQQGVTADVYGSGELVESLEKKVAALLGYPAACFMPTGTMAQLILLRLHAEKSRSRAVGLHPSSHHILHEDAAFELLDGLYGVVLSPWMRTILGNDVKQAHQKEPLAVVSVELPVRYTGQLQTWDELESLKAACKEADIPLHVDGARLWECAPAYGRPLAEICRGFASVYVSLYKTIGALGGAIVAGPSPLIANARVWRHRFGGNVFGFFPYAASAAMRIDDTLARIPTWVTRARKLAARLAKDPRFIVTPTPPPTNLFHIYVRGERAALNAKRDQIARERRIWVTHGFGPARVPGYCDAELQLGAQSDAVSDDEAFQSVTALVA; via the coding sequence ATGCTCCCTCGATTGTCCCGTCGCGATTGGGTCCTCACCATGGGTGCCGGCTTCGGCAGCGCTCTCTCCTCCGGGTTGGCATGTGCCGCCCCGCCCGCGCCCCCCGCCAAAGCGCCGCGGTTGGGTAGCGAGCAAGAACAATTGTTGGCGAATTGCCGCGGTGCTCTCGCGACCGCCGCGCGCATCATCGATGGCGCGGAGCTCGTGCGCATTGGCGAATGGTGCCAGCAGCAAGGTGTGACCGCAGACGTCTACGGCTCGGGAGAGCTCGTCGAGTCATTGGAAAAGAAGGTCGCCGCGCTCCTCGGCTATCCCGCCGCGTGCTTCATGCCCACGGGCACGATGGCGCAGCTCATTCTCTTGCGGCTGCATGCCGAGAAGAGCCGCAGCCGTGCCGTCGGCTTGCACCCATCGTCGCATCACATTCTTCATGAAGACGCTGCCTTCGAGTTGCTCGATGGGCTCTACGGCGTTGTCCTTTCGCCGTGGATGCGCACCATCCTCGGCAACGACGTCAAGCAGGCGCACCAGAAGGAGCCGCTCGCGGTCGTCTCGGTCGAATTGCCCGTGCGCTATACGGGGCAGTTGCAAACGTGGGACGAGCTCGAATCGCTCAAGGCGGCCTGCAAAGAGGCGGACATTCCGCTTCACGTCGACGGCGCACGCCTCTGGGAATGTGCACCCGCGTACGGTCGCCCCCTCGCGGAGATTTGCCGTGGGTTCGCGTCGGTCTACGTCTCGCTGTACAAGACCATCGGTGCCTTGGGAGGCGCCATCGTTGCAGGTCCATCCCCGTTGATTGCGAACGCGCGGGTGTGGCGACATCGATTCGGCGGTAACGTATTCGGCTTCTTTCCCTATGCCGCCTCGGCGGCGATGCGCATCGACGACACGCTCGCGCGAATCCCCACTTGGGTAACGCGCGCACGGAAATTGGCGGCGCGTCTGGCCAAAGATCCGCGCTTCATCGTGACTCCCACGCCGCCGCCCACCAATCTTTTCCACATTTACGTGCGTGGCGAGCGCGCAGCGCTGAACGCAAAACGCGATCAAATCGCCCGCGAACGGCGGATCTGGGTCACGCACGGGTTTGGACCCGCGCGCGTTCCGGGCTACTGCGACGCCGAGCTCCAGTTGGGGGCCCAGAGTGATGCCGTGTCCGACGACGAGGCCTTTCAATCGGTGACCGCGCTCGTTGCATGA
- a CDS encoding LysR substrate-binding domain-containing protein, translating to MIRELNTFIAVAREGTFSAAGKKVGLTQAAVSAQMQRLEAELGFALFQRTGRSARLNEMGQQILVRAQELVRLYDDLGARTVGHPVTTLVTIGAIASVQRSRLPDVLARFHREHPDCRTRVLPGLSMGLADQVDAGEIDMAAIIRPPLPPQGDLRWTTLAREPFRLLVPRRTSGDDWSELLATQPFVRYDRASFGGRQVDRFLRRTHLSVHEVCELDELEAIVRLVANGVGIALVPETAGHRKWPAAVRVVDLGNHTFHREIGLLHRASGLSEPARRIALMLRAAYDAPVSRRRDI from the coding sequence ATGATTCGCGAGCTCAACACCTTCATCGCGGTCGCCCGGGAGGGGACTTTTTCCGCCGCCGGTAAAAAGGTCGGCCTGACCCAGGCGGCGGTCAGCGCCCAAATGCAGCGGTTGGAGGCGGAGCTCGGTTTTGCCTTGTTCCAGCGCACCGGGCGCTCGGCGCGGCTGAACGAGATGGGGCAGCAAATCCTCGTGCGTGCCCAGGAGCTCGTTCGTCTCTACGACGACCTTGGCGCACGCACGGTGGGGCATCCAGTCACGACGCTCGTCACCATCGGGGCCATTGCCTCCGTGCAGCGCTCGCGCTTGCCCGACGTGCTGGCGCGGTTCCACCGCGAGCATCCGGACTGCCGCACCCGTGTGCTGCCTGGCCTTTCCATGGGTCTGGCCGATCAGGTCGACGCTGGTGAGATCGACATGGCCGCCATCATCCGCCCGCCGTTGCCACCGCAGGGCGACCTTCGCTGGACCACGCTCGCGCGCGAGCCGTTTCGCTTGCTCGTGCCGCGTCGCACCTCCGGCGACGATTGGAGCGAGCTTTTGGCGACCCAGCCCTTCGTGCGCTACGACCGCGCGTCGTTCGGTGGCCGCCAGGTCGACCGCTTTCTGCGTCGCACGCACCTGTCCGTGCACGAAGTTTGTGAGCTCGACGAGCTGGAAGCGATCGTGCGGCTGGTGGCCAACGGAGTGGGGATAGCGCTCGTTCCCGAAACGGCCGGCCACCGCAAATGGCCCGCCGCGGTCCGCGTGGTGGATCTGGGAAACCACACCTTCCACCGTGAAATCGGCCTGCTTCATCGCGCGAGCGGATTGAGCGAACCCGCACGACGAATCGCGCTCATGCTGCGCGCCGCCTATGATGCTCCGGTGTCGCGACGTCGCGACATTTGA
- a CDS encoding tryptophan 7-halogenase, with product MSEKEYDLIVIGGGPGGSTAASFVAMAGHRVLLLEREWFPRHQIGESLLPVTIHGICRLLGVDEEIERANFTRKQGGTFRWGKDQEPWTFSFANTWLLSGQGADYAFQVERSRFDEILLRHAGRKGVDVREGHTVLDTIQEAGRTVGVRFTDASGRPQRARARFVIDAGGHNSKIHQHAGERVFAKFFQNIALYGYFENGKRMPSPNEGNILCVAFDEGWFWYIPLSPTLTSVGAVVSKDRYAETFKLGHAGAFQSFVDACPLIKEYLNGARRVTEGPYGIFRVRKDYSYCNTRFWAPGLLLVGDAACFIDPVFSSGVHLATYAALLVARTVNTLLRGTLDAHACTSEFETRYRSEYVAFYDFLVGFYDMLQDEKSYFWSARKVLGTNEADQQAFVRLVAGGATTAEDFLEMRGAKRAFLEEYVASRTRQESPEEFFARYSNASFDANAFTQNLRRGRVEVLAQATQGETRAEDLPVREGGLVPSRDGFHWVTPAKEGT from the coding sequence ATGTCGGAAAAGGAATACGATCTCATCGTGATTGGTGGCGGCCCCGGAGGCTCCACGGCGGCGTCCTTCGTGGCGATGGCTGGACACCGGGTGCTGCTCTTGGAGCGCGAGTGGTTTCCCCGTCATCAAATTGGCGAATCCCTTTTGCCGGTGACCATCCACGGTATTTGCCGTTTGCTCGGCGTCGACGAGGAGATCGAACGTGCGAACTTCACCCGCAAACAGGGAGGAACGTTTCGTTGGGGAAAAGATCAGGAGCCCTGGACGTTTTCCTTTGCAAATACGTGGTTGCTTTCAGGCCAAGGTGCCGACTACGCATTTCAAGTCGAGCGGTCGCGGTTCGACGAGATTCTCTTGCGCCATGCCGGCCGCAAAGGGGTCGACGTTCGCGAAGGCCACACGGTCCTCGACACCATCCAAGAGGCGGGGCGCACGGTAGGGGTACGGTTCACCGACGCCTCCGGCAGGCCACAGCGAGCCCGCGCGCGCTTCGTCATCGATGCGGGCGGGCACAATAGCAAGATCCATCAGCACGCGGGTGAACGCGTATTTGCCAAGTTTTTCCAAAACATTGCGCTTTACGGCTACTTCGAAAATGGAAAACGCATGCCCTCACCCAACGAGGGAAACATCCTTTGTGTTGCCTTCGACGAAGGGTGGTTCTGGTACATTCCTCTTTCGCCGACCTTGACCAGCGTCGGTGCGGTGGTTTCGAAAGATCGGTACGCCGAAACGTTCAAGCTGGGCCACGCAGGCGCGTTTCAATCCTTCGTCGACGCGTGCCCCCTCATCAAGGAGTACCTGAACGGAGCCCGTCGCGTGACCGAGGGGCCGTATGGCATCTTCCGCGTGCGCAAGGATTATTCGTATTGCAATACGCGGTTCTGGGCGCCGGGGCTCCTGCTGGTGGGGGATGCGGCTTGCTTCATCGACCCCGTGTTCTCCTCGGGCGTGCATTTGGCGACGTACGCGGCGCTTCTTGTCGCGCGCACGGTGAACACCCTTCTCCGCGGCACCCTCGACGCGCACGCGTGCACGAGCGAGTTCGAGACGCGCTATCGAAGCGAGTACGTGGCCTTTTACGATTTTCTCGTTGGCTTTTACGACATGTTGCAAGACGAGAAATCGTATTTCTGGAGTGCACGCAAGGTGCTCGGCACCAACGAAGCCGATCAGCAGGCGTTCGTCCGGCTCGTGGCCGGTGGCGCGACCACGGCGGAGGATTTTCTCGAAATGCGCGGTGCCAAGCGCGCATTTCTCGAGGAGTACGTCGCGTCGCGCACGCGCCAGGAGTCGCCGGAAGAGTTCTTCGCGCGGTATTCCAATGCGTCGTTCGACGCCAATGCCTTTACGCAGAACCTGCGGCGCGGCAGGGTCGAGGTGCTTGCTCAAGCAACGCAGGGCGAGACGCGGGCCGAAGATCTGCCGGTGCGCGAGGGCGGCCTCGTGCCCTCGCGCGACGGTTTTCATTGGGTGACCCCTGCGAAGGAAGGAACGTGA
- a CDS encoding DUF1097 domain-containing protein: MSHPVSHVEAANSNKPFDFHSVTIISAVVAAATTFVTLTAALPAWAMFLGWVGYSTSGQTIREGISNLVSFLLGVVFGVGTALLIDCLTPWLGAAATPVAIFGDVVVVLSLRAVPHINNPLAYFLGLISFFASMLAPSASTLGILAIAGVLGALGAGTAGYLQARVVRAREAV; the protein is encoded by the coding sequence ATGAGCCATCCGGTTTCCCATGTCGAAGCAGCCAACTCCAACAAGCCGTTCGATTTTCATTCGGTCACGATCATCAGCGCCGTGGTGGCCGCCGCCACCACGTTCGTGACCCTCACCGCGGCATTGCCTGCGTGGGCGATGTTCCTCGGCTGGGTAGGGTACAGCACCAGCGGTCAAACGATTCGCGAAGGCATTTCCAATCTGGTTTCGTTTCTATTGGGGGTCGTCTTCGGGGTGGGAACTGCATTGCTGATTGATTGCCTGACGCCATGGCTGGGCGCCGCTGCGACACCGGTCGCCATCTTTGGCGATGTCGTGGTCGTCTTGAGCCTTCGCGCGGTGCCGCACATCAACAATCCATTGGCCTACTTCCTGGGCCTCATCAGCTTTTTCGCCTCCATGCTGGCACCGTCCGCTTCGACATTGGGCATTCTGGCCATCGCGGGTGTGCTCGGCGCGCTCGGGGCGGGAACCGCAGGCTACCTGCAGGCACGCGTGGTGCGTGCGCGCGAAGCGGTGTAG